One genomic segment of Elgaria multicarinata webbii isolate HBS135686 ecotype San Diego chromosome 9, rElgMul1.1.pri, whole genome shotgun sequence includes these proteins:
- the TMPRSS6 gene encoding transmembrane protease serine 6, whose translation MPVPEGEEQEEDSTGRPQDRQKSRFHNCQRYIPLWVVLVLLGGAGALTWYFLDYRPRHLESTLLHFYSGSLRILNRHYSLDHGRMDSRAFWTETAKTKTMLKDLIHATDLAPYYNSSMVYAFGEGSLTCFFWFALQIPKSQHEVMTAEKVNNTLYKELFASINRTGHLLYQTEYKVDPGSLVLLESSVKDIIVLKSTLGCYRYSYIREDTVLKLRGPDYLASSCLWHLHGPKGYMIKLHLEWTLSECRDRLAMYDAAGPLEKQLITLLYGCSRQEPVVEVLSSGPVMSVVWKKGMYSYYDPFVLSAQAVPLEACQVNLTLRESWELQGNIKTPYYPSYYAPNTQCTWHMMVPSLEYGVVLWFDAYTLRRQTFDLPCTQGQWTIQNRKLCGLRTLQAYAERIPVVSSAGVTINFTSQISLTGPGVQAAYSLYNQSDPCPREFLCSVNGLCVPACDGIKDCPNGLDERNCVCPAKFQCQEDSTCIEFSKVCDKHLDCINGSDEEQCNEGIPCGLFTYQCADGSCVKKPNPQCDSVPDCKDRSDEKHCDCGVQEAPTNRIVGGSHSAEGEWPWQASLQVRGHHVCGGTLIADRWVIAAAHCFQEDRQASPTVWTIYLGKHFLNGSSHNEVSFKVSRILQHPYYEEDSHDYDVALLQLDHPVIYSSFIQPICLPSSSHLFEPGLLCWITGWGAVKEGGPTSKILQKADVQLVQQDMCSEAYHYRVTPRMLCAGYHDGKKDSCQGDSGGPLSCQEPSGKWFLAGVVSWGMGCARPNNFGVYTRITSVMEWMKQTMLS comes from the exons ATGCCCGTGCCGGAGGGAGAGGAGCAGGAAGAAGATTCGACAGGACGGCCTCAAGACAGACAGAAGAGCAGATTTCATAACTGCCAACGCTACATCCCACTTTGGGTAGTCTTGGTGCTGTTGGGTGGAGCTGGAGCGCTAACATGGTATTTCTTAG ACTACAGACCGCGGCATCTGGAGTCAACTCTCCTGCATTTCTACTCCGGCAGCCTGAGGATCCTCAATCGGCACTACTCCCTGGATCATGGCCGTATGGACTCCAGAGCCTTCTGGACAGAGACAGCAAAGACAAAGACAATG CTGAAAGATCTTATTCATGCCACCGACCTGGCTCCTTACTACAACTCCAGTATGGTCTATGCCTTTGG GGAGGGATCTCTGACATGCTTCTTCTGGTTCGCCCTTCAAATCCCCAAAAGCCAGCATGAAGTGATGACTGCAGAGAAAGTGAATAACACACTCTATAAAGAGCTGTTTGCCAGCATCAATAGAACAGGCCACCTTTTGTATCAGACAGAATACAAGGTTGACCCAGGATCCTTGGTTCTGCTAG AGTCCAGTGTGAAAGACATAATAGTGCTGAAATCCACATTGG GTTGCTACAGATACAGCTACATCAGGGAAGATACAGTCCTAAAGCTAAGGGGCCCAGACTACCTTGCCTCTAGCTGCCTTTGGCATCTCCATGGCCCCAAAGGTTACATGATCAAGCTACACCTGGAATGGACCCTCTCTGAATGCAGGGACCGACTGGCTATGTATGACGCAGCCGGGCCGCTGGAGAAGCAGCTCATCACTTT GCTGTATGGCTGCAGCCGCCAGGAACCCGTGGTGGAAGTGTTGTCTTCAGGCCCCGTCATGTCTGTGGTGTGGAAGAAGGGGATGTATAGCTACTATGACCCTTTTGTGCTTTCTGCCCAGGCTGTGCCCTTGGAAG CCTGCCAGGTGAATCTAACACTGCGGGAAAGCTGGGAGCTGCAAGGGAACATCAAGACTCCATACTACCCCAGTTACTACGCACCCAATACACAGTGCACTTGGCACATGATG GTCCCATCCCTGGAATATGGAGTTGTCCTTTGGTTTGATGCTTACACTCTCCGGAGACAGACGTTTGACCTGCCATGCACTCAAGGGCAATGGACCATCCAGAACAGAAA GTTGTGTGGCCTGCGGACTTTGCAAGCCTATGCTGAAAGGATTCCTGTGGTGTCTAGTGCTGGAGTCACCATCAACTTCACTTCTCAGATCTCCCTAACTGGACCTGGAGTGCAGGCTGCTTACAGCCTATATAATCAATCAGACC catgccCCAGAGAGTTCCTTTGCTCTGTGAATGGGCTGTGTGTGCCAGCATGTGACGGGATCAAAGATTGCCCCAATGGATTAGATGAGAGAAACTGCG TCTGCCCTGCAAAATTCCAGTGCCAGGAAGACAGCACCTGCATTGAGTTCTCCAAGGTCTGTGATAAACATCTGGATTGCATCAATGGAAGTGATGAAGAACAATGCAATGAAG GAATTCCCTGTGGACTTTTCACTTACCAgtgtgctgatgggagctgtgtGAAGAAACCCAACCCTCAGTGTGACTCAGTCCCTGACTGCAAAGATCGGTCTGATGAGAAgcactgtg actGTGGAGTGCAGGAGGCCCCAACGAACCGGATtgtgggcggttcacattctGCGGAAGGGGAGTGGCCATGGCAAGCGAGCCTGCAGGTCCGTGGACATCACGTTTGTGGTGGAACGCTGATTGCAGACCGCTGGGTGATTGCTGCTGCTCACTGCTTTCAAGAAGACAG GCAGGCATCCCCTACTGTCTGGACCATCTACCTGGGCAAGCACTTTCTGAACGGCAGCAGCCACAACGAGGTCTCCTTCAAAGTCAGCCGCATCTTGCAGCACCCCTACTATGAAGAGGACAGCCATGACTACGACGTGGCGCTGCTGCAGCTGGACCATCCGGTCATCTATTCCTCTTTCATCCAACCCATCTGTCTGCCCTCCAGCTCCCACCTCTTTGAGCCTGGCCTCTTGTGCTGGATCACTGGCTGGGGTGCTGTCAAGGAAGGAG gcccCACCAGTAAGATCTTGCAAAAAGCGGATGTACAGCTAGTGCAGCAAGACATGTGCAGCGAAGCCTATCACTACCGGGTCACACCCAGAATGCTATGCGCCGGATACCATGATGGGAAGAAGGACTCTTGTCAG